Proteins co-encoded in one Methylomonas albis genomic window:
- the folK gene encoding 2-amino-4-hydroxy-6-hydroxymethyldihydropteridine diphosphokinase has translation MIPPKEGVEAYIGLGSNLEDSVGHVSRARAEIAALPGVAEIGFSPLYRSVPVGPQDQPDYVNAVLRISTELEPLVLLRQLQQIENQHGRLRSVRWGARTLDLDVLLYAQQSINEPDLIVPHPELAKRAFVLYPLADVSSSDLMIPGLDSLSQLLAACPADGLRKIAS, from the coding sequence ATGATTCCCCCTAAAGAAGGTGTCGAGGCCTATATAGGCTTGGGCAGCAATCTCGAAGACTCTGTCGGTCATGTCAGTCGGGCCAGAGCGGAAATCGCGGCCTTGCCGGGCGTTGCCGAAATTGGCTTTTCACCCTTGTATCGCAGTGTCCCGGTCGGCCCGCAAGATCAACCCGATTACGTGAATGCGGTGCTGCGAATTTCGACCGAGTTGGAACCTTTGGTTTTGCTCAGACAGTTACAGCAAATCGAAAACCAGCATGGTCGGCTGCGCAGTGTGCGTTGGGGAGCCAGAACCCTGGATTTGGATGTATTGCTTTACGCGCAACAGAGCATTAACGAACCGGACCTGATTGTGCCGCATCCCGAGTTGGCCAAGCGCGCGTTTGTGTTATACCCATTGGCCGATGTGTCTAGCAGTGACCTAATGATTCCGGGTCTGGATTCGTTATCGCAGCTATTGGCAGCTTGCCCAGCCGACGGTTTGCGGAAAATAGCTTCATGA